One window of Penaeus chinensis breed Huanghai No. 1 chromosome 1, ASM1920278v2, whole genome shotgun sequence genomic DNA carries:
- the LOC125029815 gene encoding uncharacterized protein LOC125029815 — translation MAPIWCSPGLTILLGLLFLMLKGPSSFARVSHEDRILVWEDLREEVGQMIKYKICSPNEFLCWHDRDDETFSQNTQELCYCDNDCIRYGDCCLDKAEADWGDGREEGSGRFSCRKIHSMDAQMELGILMIDSCLPAYHGLPVERMCLQNVTREAFTFILDVAVTSKTTNITYVNYYCAFCNNDASDLHNWTINIICNTQEILKEFTMVEFMSKATYYPGRREWRRFTYRTKEEEARNIYQEIHTCYSQIDEFNSVEGFASQFGGRPCIYPKNGATDDDPYSKSFGGQVRRCHPDWTNPIDFEKCQSYSLMMTYRNTKNIVVYKNPHCASCNFANVSQGNLQCLLPHQRSLAFEMATNPIPPCFSVLIDFRGGRCDEATELWDPFLEICHKIHCGHLFRLVAGRCERDIKVYEPLSNSTLLNSSCLKRLLNLTEYVPRGDGSIFVNTSKKVYAKGEFEVTNDTQVFICHDESHYVDAFSAVHQYLTLVVLSVSLVALALHMAIYMLVPRHRNLPGKNLFSLSCCLFVAHVLFLTGTRETDVYGLCVFLSCSLHYFWLASFCWMNVMSVDVCRTFSSQLYRGDSDGGRTYLLYSLYAWTVPALVVSLALLLDWVDLLPDYRPEYATRLCWINNRHGLALFFLLPVGAIVQENLVLFLISAYGIYKQMKAARYANVKSQSTKEGTQRKMEVGFSSQVAQTRHAKKERVRLMLYVKLGVIQGLTWLTGFIAAFADIPACWYPFTVLNGLQGAFIFIFFDMKRKVAESVWEAVTGRPWTRETSSAVTGTTPVGSAGRADNSRNKSSAPDSSAAPTMASPLPESALVIASPHRSQGSGRKAKAGHGGAEGVRNGDLRGGVVRGKFDDEVPDPQVARRRPKAGMEPAVEASSTLPPLSGVAPDELFQTPQEKRKAELQRVVDLLQQMKETQRNSMELPDLVQQLLLRSGALGSPTGTRGTAKLSKCHSFTEGTDTGRQEDRQNALAARLRLLEYSAECPTIHSLISSHARDTARDTGLPYDVNLPPAAHATAGSNSSGAAVSAASQQEMAAVEVSPSCSPGTMRRRPASLNRTCSASLRSVDRAQTARQERQWKPVSRPTLRATQSFSHISHVALAAAIMQRAASDARKRGGRDAQPPHPETVPHTRASLKNTPESLCLGLRTRDMLRGKCKGKSHGMRNSSFDERDEGTGQMKLVQWMCKICKNEEECCVES, via the exons ATGGCGCCCATCTGGTGTAGCCCAGGACTTACCATCCTGCTAGGACTTCTCTTCCTAATGCTGAAGGgaccctcctccttcgcccgggTCAGTCATGAGGACCGGATCCTGGTGTGGGAGGATCTGCGGGAGGAAGTGGGACAGATGATCAAGTACAAGATTTGCTCGCCGAATGAGTTCCTGTGCTGGCACGACCGGGATGATGAGACATTTAGTCAAAATACGCAGGA GCTATGTTATTGTGACAACGATTGCATTCGTTATGGCGACTGTTGCCTGGACAAAGCTGAAGCAGACTGGGGAGacggcagagaggaagggagtgggcggTTCAGCTGCAGGAAGATACACTCAAtg GATGCACAAATGGAACTTGGAATCCTCATGATAGACAGCTGCTTACCAGCCTACCACGGACTCCCTGTGGAGAGGATGTGCCTGCAGAAC GTGACGAGAGAGGCTTTCACGTTTATTCTGGATGTAGCTGTCACCTCTAAGACTACCAACATCACCTACGTAAACTACTACTGCGCCTTTTGCAACAATGACGCCTCAGACTTGCATAACTGGACTATCAATATCATCTGCAACACGCAGGAG ATCCTGAAGGAATTCACGATGGTCGAGTTCATGAGCAAGGCGACCTACTACCCGGGACGCCGTGAGTGGAGGCGCTTTACGTacaggacgaaggaggaggaggcgaggaataTCTACCAAGAGATTCACACCTGCTATTCCCAG ATTGACGAATTTAACAGCGTAGAAGGGTTCGCCAGTCAATTCGGTGGCCGACCGTGCATCTACCCGAAGAATGGAGCTACTGACGACGATCCCTATTCAAAGTCGTTCGGGGGACAA GTACGCCGTTGTCATCCTGACTGGACCAATCCCATAGACTTCGAGAAATGTCAGAGCTACTCCCTGATGATGACCtacagaaacacaaaaaacataGTGGTGTATAAAAACCCTCACTGCGCCAGTTGTAACTTCGCCAACGTCTCTCAAGGCAACCTTCAGTGCCTCCTCCCTCATCAAAGGAGTTTAGCCTTCGAAATGGCTACTAACCCCATCCCACCCTGCTTCAGTGTCCTCATTGACTTCCGAGGTGGCCGCTGCGATGAGGCCACGGAGCTGTGGGATCCGTTCCTCGAGATCTGCCACAAGATCCACTGCGGCCATCTGTTCAGGCTGGTGGCCGGACGGTGCGAGAGAGACATCAAGGTCTACGAGCCGCTCTCGAACTCGACCCTCCTGAACAGTTCGTGCCTCAAGAGGCTCCTCAACCTGACGGAGTATGTGCCCCGAGGCGACGGCTCCATCTTCGTCAATACCTCCAAGAAGGTCTACGCCAAGGGGGAGTTCGAGGTCACGAATGACACGCAGGTCTTCATCTGCCACGACGAGAGCCACTATGTCGACGCCTTCAGCGCCGTCCACCAGTACTTGACGCTGGTCGTGCTGAGCGTCTCCCTCGTGGCTCTGGCGCTGCACATGGCCATCTACATGCTCGTCCCGCGACACAGGAACCTGCCGGGGAAGAACCTGTTCTCCCTCTCGTGCTGCCTCTTCGTCGCCCACGTCCTGTTCCTGACGGGGACGAGAGAGACGGACGTGTACGGCCTGTGCGTGTTCCTGTCGTGCAGCCTCCACTACTTCTGGCTCGCCTCCTTCTGCTGGATGAACGTGATGAGCGTGGACGTGTGTCGCACCTTCAGTAGCCAGCTGTACCGCGGCGACTCCGACGGCGGCAGGACCTATCTTCTCTATTCGCTTTACGCCTGGACGGTCCCCGCGCTCGTGGTGTCGCTGGCGCTCCTGCTGGACTGGGTCGACCTCCTGCCGGACTACCGACCGGAGTACGCGACGCGGCTCTGCTGGATCAACAACCGCCACGGCCTggcgctcttcttcctcctgccggTGGGCGCCATCGTCCAGGAGAACCTCGTGCTTTTCCTCATCTCGGCTTATGGCATCTACAAGCAGATGAAGGCAGCGCGTTACGCCAACGTGAAGTCACAGAGCACAAAAGAAGGAACCCAAAGGAAAATGGAAGTCGGCTTTTCGAGCCAGGTGGCACAG ACTCGCCACGCCAAGAAGGAACGAGTGAGACTTATGCTCTATGTGAAGCTTGGTGTCATCCAGGGCCTCACGTGGCTCACCGGATTCATAGCAGCGTTCGCGGATATCCCCGCGTGCTGGTATCCCTTCACGGTTCTCAACGGACTGCAGGgagccttcatcttcatctttttcgacATGAAGCGAAAG GTGGCGGAGTCGGTGTGGGAGGCGGTGACGGGGCGCCCATGGACCAGGGAGACTTCATCCGCAGTCACAGGCACGACTCCCGTAGGAAGTGCTGGGCGCGCTGACAACAGCCGTAACAAGTCGTCTGCGCCAGACAG TTCGGCAGCACCGACGATGGCGAGTCCACTTCCAGAGTCAGCCCTCGTCATCGCCTCTCCGCATAGAAGTCAAGGGTCAGGGCGCAAGGCGAAGGCGGGGCACGGCGGCGCAGAAGGGGTCAGGAACGGCGACCTGCGCGGCGGAGTCGTGCGAGGCAAGTTCGACGACGAAGTTCCAGATCCACAGGTCGCCAGG CGGCGTCCGAAGGCCGGCATGGAGCCAGCGGTCGAGGCTTCGAGTACGCTTCCGCCGCTCTCCGGCGTCGCCCCAGACGAACTCTTCCAGACGCCGCAGGAAAAACGGAAGGCAGAGCTGCAGCGCGTTGTGGACCTTCTGCAGCAGATGAAGGAGACGCAGAGGAACTCGATGGAGCTGCCAGATCTGGTGCAACAGCTACTCCTCCGAAGCGGTGCGTTGGGCAGCCCGACGGGAACGCGCGGAACGGCCAAGCTCTCTAAGTGCCACTCATTCACGGAGGGCACAGACACCGGGCGGCAGGAGGATCGTCAAAACGCGCTCGCCGCTCGGCTTCGG CTACTCGAGTACTCAGCGGAGTGCCCAACGATCCACAGCCTCATCTCGAGCCACGCCAGGGACACCGCCAGGGACACCGGCCTCCCATATGACGTCAACCTACCCCCGGCCGCCCACGCTACCGCCGGCAGCAACAGCAGCGGTGCCGCAGTGAGCGCTGCCTCCCAGCAGGAGATGGCAGCAGTAGAAGTGTCCCCCTCCTGCTCTCCGGGAACGATGAGGCGCCGACCGGCCTCTCTCAACCGCACCTGTTCGGCCAGCCTTCGCTCCGTCGACAGGGCGCAGACGGCCAGGCAGGAGAGGCAATGGAAGCCCGTCAGCCGCCCGACCCTCAGAGCCACGCAGTCTTTTTCACAC ATCTCGCACGTTGCATTGGCGGCTGCAATTATGCAACGAGCAGCATCCGACgccaggaagagaggaggtagggatgcCCAGCCGCCACATCCGGAAACCGTTCCGCATACACGAGCCAGCCTCAAGAACACGCCGGAGAGTCTA TGCCTTGGTTTAAGGACAAGGGACATGCTGCGAGGGAAATGTAAAGGGAAATCGCATGGTATGAGGAATTCCAGTTTTGATGAAAGGGATGAAGGAACTGGCCAAATGAAACTTGTCCAGTGGATGTGCAAGATATGCAAGAATGAAGAAGAATGTTGTGTAGAATCTTGA
- the LOC125028896 gene encoding major facilitator superfamily domain-containing protein 10-like isoform X2, with protein sequence MVTLRSGTRTRGEETKEGSSKMQKVMFISLLFDLLGFTVILPLFPALLEYYARNDSSGLYSTLLSWIDAFQEAIGVPAKFHSVLFGGLLGSLFSLLQFLSSPITGALSDVYGRRTVFICTLIGVAASYGMWAIASNFAIFVLARIIGGATKGNVSLAYSIMTDISEEKTRAKGMAMIGVAFSIGFTVGPAIGAMFSRWGSTGWFMASAIYALVLAVLNVFYFYFFFEETLPESKRRKTLGTGLSEAWDLISPHSLFSFRSVKGLEKEERARLIRLGHVYFLYLFMYSGLEFTLTFVTHHKHHYTSMDQGRMFTFLGLVMAVMQGGYVRRVKDGSEKSMANMGLVMMIPAFILVGASETNLGLYAGLTLYALGSSMMVPCLTALASYHGADSHKGTLLGIWRSLGALARVIGPIVTSVFFWCVGAELCYIVGGILMVVPLVLFQSY encoded by the exons ATGGTGACTTTACGATCAGGGACGAGGACAAGAGGAGAAGAAACTAAAGAG GGTTCTTCCAAGATGCAGAAAGTAATGTTCATCAGCTTACTGTTTGACCTCCTCGGCTTCACTGTCATTCTGCCGTTGTTTCCCGCCCTGTTGGAATACTACGCTAGAAATGACAGCAGTGGACTGTACTCCACCTTGCTCTCGTGGATTGATGCCTTCCAGGAGGCCATTGGAGTTCCAGCCAAATTCCACTCTGTGTTGTTTGGAG GCCTGTTGGGGTCCCTGTTCTCCCTACTGCAGTTCCTGTCATCACCTATCACCGGGGCCTTGTCTGATGTGTATGGTCGAAGGACGGTGTTTATCTGTACCTTG ATTGGAGTGGCAGCCTCATATGGCATGTGGGCCATAGCCAGTAACTTTGCCATCTTTGTGCTGGCAAGAATTATTGGAGGAGCCACCAAGGGCAATGTATCTCTTGCCTACTCCATAATGACAGACATTTCGGAGGAAAAGACGAGGGCAAAGGGAATG gCCATGATCGGTGTGGCATTCAGCATTGGATTTACGGTCGGGCCAGCCATCGGGGCCATGTTCTCACGCTGGGGCAGCACAGGCTGGTTCATGGCCTCAGCTATCTATGCTCTTGTGCTGGCTGTCCTCAATGTgttttacttctatttcttctttgaaGAAACACTGCCTGAG tcaaaaagaagaaaaacgctcGGCACTGGGTTGTCCGAGGCTTGGGATCTCATcagccctcactccctcttcagtTTCAGATCTGTGAAAGGCCTAGAAAAGGAAG AACGTGCCAGATTAATAAGACTTGGACACGTGTACTTCCTGTACCTGTTCATGTACTCTGGCCTGGAATTCACACTCACCTTCGTAACACACCACAAGCACCATTACACCTCAATGGACCAGGGCCGCATGTTTACTTTCCTGGGGCTAGTCATGGCGGTGATGCAGGGTGGGTATGTGCGCCGCGTCAAGGATGGGAGCGAGAAATCTATGGCTAATATG GGTTTGGTCATGATGATCCCAGCTTTCATCTTGGTTGGTGCAAGTGAGACTAACCTGGGACTCTATGCTGGACTTACCCTCTATGCTCTTG gttCCTCCATGATGGTACCTTGTCTGACTGCTCTAGCATCTTACCATGGAGCTGATTCTCATAAGGGCACCTTGTTAGGAATTTGGAGATCTCTTGGAGCCTTGGCCAGGGTCATTGGACCTATCGTCACCTCAGTCT TCTTCTGGTGTGTCGGAGCTGAGTTGTGTTACATTGTGGGTGGCATACTTATGGTAGTTCCACTGGTCCTCTTTCAGTCTTACTGA
- the LOC125028896 gene encoding major facilitator superfamily domain-containing protein 10-like isoform X1 translates to MVTLRSGTRTRGEETKEAKSEVLVNGKHTGTLNGKSPLLNGHTNTLPKKDTNGSSKMQKVMFISLLFDLLGFTVILPLFPALLEYYARNDSSGLYSTLLSWIDAFQEAIGVPAKFHSVLFGGLLGSLFSLLQFLSSPITGALSDVYGRRTVFICTLIGVAASYGMWAIASNFAIFVLARIIGGATKGNVSLAYSIMTDISEEKTRAKGMAMIGVAFSIGFTVGPAIGAMFSRWGSTGWFMASAIYALVLAVLNVFYFYFFFEETLPESKRRKTLGTGLSEAWDLISPHSLFSFRSVKGLEKEERARLIRLGHVYFLYLFMYSGLEFTLTFVTHHKHHYTSMDQGRMFTFLGLVMAVMQGGYVRRVKDGSEKSMANMGLVMMIPAFILVGASETNLGLYAGLTLYALGSSMMVPCLTALASYHGADSHKGTLLGIWRSLGALARVIGPIVTSVFFWCVGAELCYIVGGILMVVPLVLFQSY, encoded by the exons ATGGTGACTTTACGATCAGGGACGAGGACAAGAGGAGAAGAAACTAAAGAGGCAAAGTCTGAGGTTCTTGTAAATGGCAAACATACAGGCACTCTGAATGGAAAGTCTCCATTGCTTAATGGTCACACTAATACACTCCCAAAGAAGGATACAAAT GGTTCTTCCAAGATGCAGAAAGTAATGTTCATCAGCTTACTGTTTGACCTCCTCGGCTTCACTGTCATTCTGCCGTTGTTTCCCGCCCTGTTGGAATACTACGCTAGAAATGACAGCAGTGGACTGTACTCCACCTTGCTCTCGTGGATTGATGCCTTCCAGGAGGCCATTGGAGTTCCAGCCAAATTCCACTCTGTGTTGTTTGGAG GCCTGTTGGGGTCCCTGTTCTCCCTACTGCAGTTCCTGTCATCACCTATCACCGGGGCCTTGTCTGATGTGTATGGTCGAAGGACGGTGTTTATCTGTACCTTG ATTGGAGTGGCAGCCTCATATGGCATGTGGGCCATAGCCAGTAACTTTGCCATCTTTGTGCTGGCAAGAATTATTGGAGGAGCCACCAAGGGCAATGTATCTCTTGCCTACTCCATAATGACAGACATTTCGGAGGAAAAGACGAGGGCAAAGGGAATG gCCATGATCGGTGTGGCATTCAGCATTGGATTTACGGTCGGGCCAGCCATCGGGGCCATGTTCTCACGCTGGGGCAGCACAGGCTGGTTCATGGCCTCAGCTATCTATGCTCTTGTGCTGGCTGTCCTCAATGTgttttacttctatttcttctttgaaGAAACACTGCCTGAG tcaaaaagaagaaaaacgctcGGCACTGGGTTGTCCGAGGCTTGGGATCTCATcagccctcactccctcttcagtTTCAGATCTGTGAAAGGCCTAGAAAAGGAAG AACGTGCCAGATTAATAAGACTTGGACACGTGTACTTCCTGTACCTGTTCATGTACTCTGGCCTGGAATTCACACTCACCTTCGTAACACACCACAAGCACCATTACACCTCAATGGACCAGGGCCGCATGTTTACTTTCCTGGGGCTAGTCATGGCGGTGATGCAGGGTGGGTATGTGCGCCGCGTCAAGGATGGGAGCGAGAAATCTATGGCTAATATG GGTTTGGTCATGATGATCCCAGCTTTCATCTTGGTTGGTGCAAGTGAGACTAACCTGGGACTCTATGCTGGACTTACCCTCTATGCTCTTG gttCCTCCATGATGGTACCTTGTCTGACTGCTCTAGCATCTTACCATGGAGCTGATTCTCATAAGGGCACCTTGTTAGGAATTTGGAGATCTCTTGGAGCCTTGGCCAGGGTCATTGGACCTATCGTCACCTCAGTCT TCTTCTGGTGTGTCGGAGCTGAGTTGTGTTACATTGTGGGTGGCATACTTATGGTAGTTCCACTGGTCCTCTTTCAGTCTTACTGA